The genomic window GATCCCGCAGCCAAGGGCAGAATCGCCTCCGGCGCAGGTGGCCGATACCCCAGCGAGCTGTGCGGACGGAAGGTGTTGTACTCCCGCCGCCACCGTTTCAACAGCACCTGAGC from Candidatus Alcyoniella australis includes these protein-coding regions:
- a CDS encoding integrase core domain-containing protein, whose product is AQVLLKRWRREYNTFRPHSSLGYRPPAPEAILPLAAGSGDPPLSPQQASAGLSH